A window of Castanea sativa cultivar Marrone di Chiusa Pesio chromosome 1, ASM4071231v1 contains these coding sequences:
- the LOC142612567 gene encoding aspartic proteinase 36-like isoform X2, with protein sequence MALNLSSRLSLAHLAYALLIFLYCSSSSSSAVDLLQGSTNRRRPMILPLYLSSSKTTSSSSDRIVADHNRRQLRNSPPPPNARMRLYDDLLSNGYYTTRLWIGTPPHEFALIVDTGSTVTYVPCSDCGHCGKHQDPRFQPELSSTYRPMKCSVTCNCDSNNAQCTYERRYAEMSSSSGMLGDDVLSFGNESQLVPQRAVFGCENMETGDLYTQRADGIMGLGRGRLSVMDQLVDKGVISDSFSLCYGGMDVGGGAMILGGISSPPDMVFTHSDPYRSPYYNIALKAILVAGKQLKLKPSVFDGRHGTVLDSGTTYAYLPRDAFLAFKTAVMKEIHSLKQIHGPDPNFNDICFSGAGREVSKLLEVFPQVDMVFNNGKKLSLSPENYLFRHTKVSGAYCLGIFQNGDDATTLLGGIVVRNTLVTYDRENDKIGFWKTNCSELWKSLHYIDPSTPSPLPPKSQSTNVSIPPTVASGGLPHAPAPAPDGLLHAVFPGEFQIGLITFDMSLSINNSYMKPNITELTKFIAQELDVKASQVHLLSFNYKSNVSLFKWAIFPDESADYISNTTAMSIIQRLKEHRMRLPKKFGSYQLVELNVKPPVKPF encoded by the exons ATGGCTTTGAATTTGAGCTCGAGGTTGAGCTTGGCACACCTAGCCTACGCGCTTTTGATTTTCCTTTACTGTTCTTCTTCATCATCCTCAGCCGTTGATCTCCTCCAAGGCTCAACCAATCGCCGCCGTCCGATGATCCtccctctctatctctcttcatCTAAaactacctcctcctcctccgatCGCATCGTCGCCGATCACAATCGCCGCCAGCTCCGCAACTCGCCGCCTCCTCCGAACGCTCGCATGCGACTCTACGACGATCTCCTTTCCAACGG TTACTATACGACGAGGCTATGGATTGGAACGCCACCACATGAATTCGCGCTGATTGTGGATACTGGAAGCACTGTGACCTATGTTCCGTGCTCGGACTGTGGACACTGTGGAAAACATCAG GATCCCAGGTTTCAGCCAGAGTTGTCTAGTACATATCGACCAATGAAGTGCAGCGTTACTTGTAACTGTGACAGTAATAATGCTCAATGCACTTATGAGAGACGGTATGCTGAGATGAGTTCTAGCAGTGGGATGCTTGGTGATGATGTCCTTTCCTTCGGCAATGAAAGTCAGCTTGTGCCTCAGCGTGCTGTTTTTGGTTGTGAAAACATGGAAACCGGTGATCTTTACACCCAGCGTGCTGATGGCATAATGGGTTTAGGACGGGGTCGGCTTAGTGTGATGGATCAACTAGTGGATAAGGGTGTTATTAGTGACTCATTTTCTTTATGTTATGGTGGGATGGATGTAGGTGGGGGTGCTATGATTCTTGGTGGCATTTCTTCTCCTCCTGATATGGTATTTACCCATTCAGACCCTTATCGCAG TCCATATTACAATATCGCTTTGAAGGCAATACTTGTTGCTGGGAAGCAATTGAAGTTAAAGCCAAGCGTCTTTGATGGAAGGCATGGAACAGTCTTGGATAGTGGAACTACATACGCTTACCTTCCAAGAGACGCTTTTCTTGCATTTAAGACTGCT GTGATGAAGGAAATTCATTCCCTCAAACAAATCCATGGTCCAGATCcaaattttaatgatatttgtTTTTCTGGTGCTGGAAG GGAAGTTTCCAAACTATTGGAAGTTTTTCCTCAGGTTGATATGGTATTCAACAATGGCAAAAAGTTGTCACTGTCTCCAGAGAACTACTTGTTCCGG CATACAAAGGTTAGTGGTGCATATTGCTTGggaatttttcaaaatggaGATGATGCAACTACTCTTTTAGGAG GGATTGTTGTTCGTAACACCCTTGTGACTTATGATCGTGAGAACGATAAGATTGGCTTCTGGAAAACCAATTGTTCTGAATTATGGAAGAGTTTGCATTACATTGATCCTTCAACCCCATCTCCTTTGCCACCAAAAAGCCAGAGTACAAATGTAAGCATTCCTCCTACTGTAGCTTCTGGTGGATTGCCTCATGCCCCAGCCCCAGCCCCAGATGGATTGCTTCATGCTGTTTTTCCAG GTGAATTTCAAATTGGACTGATAACATTTGATATGAGTCTTAGCATCAACAACTCCTATATGAAACCCAATATTACAGAGCTTACCAAGTTTATTGCCCAGGAGCTAGATGTTAAAGCTTCACAG GTTCATTTATTGAGCTTCAACTACAAATCAAATGTTTCCCTTTTCAAATGGGCTATCTTCCCAGATGAATCTGCCGATTACATATCTAATACCACAGCGATG AGTATAATTCAGCGCTTAAAGGAACATCGTATGCGACTTCCTAAGAAATTTGGAAGTTATCAGCTTGTTGAATTGAATGTCAAGCCCCCAGTGAAACC tttttaa
- the LOC142622509 gene encoding peamaclein — protein MKLVFATFLLVCLVLSSSFFEATMAGSSFCDSKCQVRCSKAGIQDRCLKYCGVCCEKCQCVPSGTYGNKDECPCYRDLKNSKGKGKCP, from the exons atgaagcttGTCTTTGCAACTTTCCTGCTTGTTTGTCTTGTCCTCAGTTCATCTTTCTTTGAGGCCACAATGGCTGGTTCAA gCTTCTGTGACTCAAAGTGCCAGGTGAGGTGCTCAAAGGCAGGAATACAGGACCGGTGCTTGAAGTACTGCGGTGTTTGCTGTGAGAAGTGTCAGTGTGTGCCATCTGGGACTTATGGGAACAAGGACGAGTGCCCTTGCTACAGGGACCTCAAGAACTCCAAGGGCAAGGGCAAGTGCCCTTGA
- the LOC142612567 gene encoding aspartic proteinase 36-like isoform X1, producing the protein MALNLSSRLSLAHLAYALLIFLYCSSSSSSAVDLLQGSTNRRRPMILPLYLSSSKTTSSSSDRIVADHNRRQLRNSPPPPNARMRLYDDLLSNGYYTTRLWIGTPPHEFALIVDTGSTVTYVPCSDCGHCGKHQDPRFQPELSSTYRPMKCSVTCNCDSNNAQCTYERRYAEMSSSSGMLGDDVLSFGNESQLVPQRAVFGCENMETGDLYTQRADGIMGLGRGRLSVMDQLVDKGVISDSFSLCYGGMDVGGGAMILGGISSPPDMVFTHSDPYRSPYYNIALKAILVAGKQLKLKPSVFDGRHGTVLDSGTTYAYLPRDAFLAFKTAVMKEIHSLKQIHGPDPNFNDICFSGAGREVSKLLEVFPQVDMVFNNGKKLSLSPENYLFRHTKVSGAYCLGIFQNGDDATTLLGGIVVRNTLVTYDRENDKIGFWKTNCSELWKSLHYIDPSTPSPLPPKSQSTNVSIPPTVASGGLPHAPAPAPDGLLHAVFPGEFQIGLITFDMSLSINNSYMKPNITELTKFIAQELDVKASQVHLLSFNYKSNVSLFKWAIFPDESADYISNTTAMSIIQRLKEHRMRLPKKFGSYQLVELNVKPPVKPTWWKQNYWAVAVGALVTLVLGLSIFGALLIWRSRHTESSSYEPVKAAVSDQELQPLQTSTGL; encoded by the exons ATGGCTTTGAATTTGAGCTCGAGGTTGAGCTTGGCACACCTAGCCTACGCGCTTTTGATTTTCCTTTACTGTTCTTCTTCATCATCCTCAGCCGTTGATCTCCTCCAAGGCTCAACCAATCGCCGCCGTCCGATGATCCtccctctctatctctcttcatCTAAaactacctcctcctcctccgatCGCATCGTCGCCGATCACAATCGCCGCCAGCTCCGCAACTCGCCGCCTCCTCCGAACGCTCGCATGCGACTCTACGACGATCTCCTTTCCAACGG TTACTATACGACGAGGCTATGGATTGGAACGCCACCACATGAATTCGCGCTGATTGTGGATACTGGAAGCACTGTGACCTATGTTCCGTGCTCGGACTGTGGACACTGTGGAAAACATCAG GATCCCAGGTTTCAGCCAGAGTTGTCTAGTACATATCGACCAATGAAGTGCAGCGTTACTTGTAACTGTGACAGTAATAATGCTCAATGCACTTATGAGAGACGGTATGCTGAGATGAGTTCTAGCAGTGGGATGCTTGGTGATGATGTCCTTTCCTTCGGCAATGAAAGTCAGCTTGTGCCTCAGCGTGCTGTTTTTGGTTGTGAAAACATGGAAACCGGTGATCTTTACACCCAGCGTGCTGATGGCATAATGGGTTTAGGACGGGGTCGGCTTAGTGTGATGGATCAACTAGTGGATAAGGGTGTTATTAGTGACTCATTTTCTTTATGTTATGGTGGGATGGATGTAGGTGGGGGTGCTATGATTCTTGGTGGCATTTCTTCTCCTCCTGATATGGTATTTACCCATTCAGACCCTTATCGCAG TCCATATTACAATATCGCTTTGAAGGCAATACTTGTTGCTGGGAAGCAATTGAAGTTAAAGCCAAGCGTCTTTGATGGAAGGCATGGAACAGTCTTGGATAGTGGAACTACATACGCTTACCTTCCAAGAGACGCTTTTCTTGCATTTAAGACTGCT GTGATGAAGGAAATTCATTCCCTCAAACAAATCCATGGTCCAGATCcaaattttaatgatatttgtTTTTCTGGTGCTGGAAG GGAAGTTTCCAAACTATTGGAAGTTTTTCCTCAGGTTGATATGGTATTCAACAATGGCAAAAAGTTGTCACTGTCTCCAGAGAACTACTTGTTCCGG CATACAAAGGTTAGTGGTGCATATTGCTTGggaatttttcaaaatggaGATGATGCAACTACTCTTTTAGGAG GGATTGTTGTTCGTAACACCCTTGTGACTTATGATCGTGAGAACGATAAGATTGGCTTCTGGAAAACCAATTGTTCTGAATTATGGAAGAGTTTGCATTACATTGATCCTTCAACCCCATCTCCTTTGCCACCAAAAAGCCAGAGTACAAATGTAAGCATTCCTCCTACTGTAGCTTCTGGTGGATTGCCTCATGCCCCAGCCCCAGCCCCAGATGGATTGCTTCATGCTGTTTTTCCAG GTGAATTTCAAATTGGACTGATAACATTTGATATGAGTCTTAGCATCAACAACTCCTATATGAAACCCAATATTACAGAGCTTACCAAGTTTATTGCCCAGGAGCTAGATGTTAAAGCTTCACAG GTTCATTTATTGAGCTTCAACTACAAATCAAATGTTTCCCTTTTCAAATGGGCTATCTTCCCAGATGAATCTGCCGATTACATATCTAATACCACAGCGATG AGTATAATTCAGCGCTTAAAGGAACATCGTATGCGACTTCCTAAGAAATTTGGAAGTTATCAGCTTGTTGAATTGAATGTCAAGCCCCCAGTGAAACC AACTTGGTGGAAACAAAACTATTGGGCAGTGGCTGTTGGAGCTCTAGTTACCCTGGTTCTTGGACTTTCAATTTTTGGGGCATTGTTAATTTGGAGATCTAGACACACAGAATCTAGTTCGTATGAGCCTGTTAAAGCCGCTGTTTCAGACCAAGAGCTTCAACCACTTCAAACTTCAACAGGGCTTTGA